The window CAAGAGAAGTCCTGGCTGGCGAACGAAGCGGCCTGTCGAGTTGAAGCGGGTCTGCGACGTGCGGCTAACAAGGAACTCCACGCCCGCACCGGCCGCTCTTACTTCCCGTTCTTCTCTTCCCTGCTGGGAACGGGCGGGTTCCTGCTACTGATTGCACTCGCGCAGACACAACTCTTTGAGCATTTCCGAGATGGCGAGTTCCTGGTCATCTTCATCACCAATCTGACAATCTGGCCCGCCATGGCGTTGGCCGTATATGGATTCACGCAGGCGAGACAGGATCGATTGGCTGCCATTGCCGGCGGCCTGATCCCTACGATTCGTCGATTCGCGCTCCCATTCCTCCTATACTCGCTCATTCCCACGACGCTCATTATCGGTTTCTCACTGGCTCGCAGTATCTTCAACATCGAAGAGTTCATCGTTGTCACGCTGGCCACTCTCTTAGGAACGATCTCCAGTCAGGCGGTACTGCTCATTATCTGCGCCGCGGTTTTGCTCCGGTATCGAGGTGCCCTTTGGGTTGCAATCCTGTGGTGGTGCCTCTCGCTCATTTTCGTTCTCTCCCTCTCCATGCTTGTTCATGGCGACTCCAGCAATTCAGATGGGCTACTGTTCTGGGCGTGGGTGTTGTTGTTCATTCCGGGAGTCACGCTGAACAGCATCATCGGCTTTCGTTTCTGGAATTGGATGCAAGCAATCCACGATCGCCACTTGCGCGACCATCCAAAACATGCGGTTTTGTCTATTCTCAGGGAAGACTCAGTCGAGAGCGTTCTCGAATTCGACGGCGACGCCTAACTCCGTCCCTAGTTTTCGCATGGCGTCGGCATCGACGTCATCAGCGTCCAGGCAGGTGATTGCGATGTCGTCGAAGTGCGGCTTCGCGTGCGTAATGAATTGCAGGATGGCCTCGAAGGCGGATGCGGCTTCCCCGGGGTGACAGAAGCGTGCGTAGCTTTCGGCGTCGTGGGCGTTCAGCACGACACGCAGAGCATCGACGCAGTCCGATGCGATTCGAAAGTCGAGTGGTTCGCGCAGGTGCTGCTCGGCCAAACCGTCGGCACGAACGGCGACGCGCTTGCCGGCATCGCGGAGCGCCTTGCCGACTTCGGCGATCGTATCGATGCGAACGAACGGCTCTCCTGCCTCGCAGAATACGACTTCGCTACAGGCAGCGAAGTCTTCGCGACCCAGCTTCGGGATGATTTCACTCGAACGCAGAACACGTTCGAGGCGATGGCCGCGTTTCTCCGGGCACATTGCTGTCAGGTGAATGCACAACGCATCCCCACGAACTTCCAGCGGCATCAGCCGCGCGGATTTCGGCAGGCGGAATGCGCCCGTGGCATTGCACCAGGTCAAGTGGGCGATGTCGCGTAGGTCCAATCCAAAAAGATCAGCCAGCCCCTGGGCCGTATGAACGACGTGCGCCGGTTCATTGCGTTTGCCGCGTCTCGGTTGCGGCGACAGGTATGGGCTATCGGTCTCGATGATCAGATGATCGATGCCGATTGTCCTCAGGATCGCGCGAATGTCGTCGGATTTCGGGAAGGTCGAGGTTCCGCCCACCCCCAGTGCAAATCCCATGTCGACGAGCGCTTTCGCCTCGTCCATCGTTCCGCCAAAGCAGTGCGCAACGCCGCCGATTTCTTCGCCGCGCTCCGCACGCAGATCCTCGATCAGATCCGCATAGCAGCCTTCGCCGCGGCAGTGCATCGAGACGGGTAGCCTCAACTCGCGCGCCATGCCAAGCTGGCGTC of the bacterium genome contains:
- a CDS encoding YchF/TatD family DNA exonuclease; the encoded protein is MPFFFDTHAHVQNEKFAADREAVLARARMAGVRRILNLGTRLADSREVVELAHKHRDCLAAVGVHPTDLDAWSEAEAKGLMQLAEDPQVVVYGEIGLDYYWDKFERNFQRDIFRRQLGMARELRLPVSMHCRGEGCYADLIEDLRAERGEEIGGVAHCFGGTMDEAKALVDMGFALGVGGTSTFPKSDDIRAILRTIGIDHLIIETDSPYLSPQPRRGKRNEPAHVVHTAQGLADLFGLDLRDIAHLTWCNATGAFRLPKSARLMPLEVRGDALCIHLTAMCPEKRGHRLERVLRSSEIIPKLGREDFAACSEVVFCEAGEPFVRIDTIAEVGKALRDAGKRVAVRADGLAEQHLREPLDFRIASDCVDALRVVLNAHDAESYARFCHPGEAASAFEAILQFITHAKPHFDDIAITCLDADDVDADAMRKLGTELGVAVEFENALD